The following are encoded in a window of Dioscorea cayenensis subsp. rotundata cultivar TDr96_F1 chromosome 16, TDr96_F1_v2_PseudoChromosome.rev07_lg8_w22 25.fasta, whole genome shotgun sequence genomic DNA:
- the LOC120279648 gene encoding probable purine permease 11, with product MWLQTLTNGAGFPILYLPLLLSNQSTSIAAAKPLPIAKLAVIYAVFGITAALANLMYSYGLLYLPVSTFSLLSATQLGFNAIFSYFINSEKFTYLTFNSIVLLTFSATIIGFQNKVDDYSETFGGKYLLGFILTIAAAASFSLILSLDAAQL from the coding sequence ATGTGGTTGCAAACTCTCACTAACGGTGcaggctttcccattctctacCTCCCTCTTCTCCTCAGCAACCAATCAACATCCATAGCTGCTGCTAAGCCTCTTCCAATTGCCAAGCTTGCTGTCATTTATGCCGTTTTCGGTATCACGGCTGCTCTTGCCAACCTCATGTACTCTTATGGTCTTCTCTATCTCCCTGTCTCAACATTTTCATTGTTATCTGCCACACAGCTTGGTTTCAATGCCATCTTTTCCTATTTCATCAACTCAGAGAAGTTCACTTATCTTACATTCAACTCTATAGTCCTCCTTACCTTCTCTGCCACAATCATTGGATTTCAGAATAAAGTTGATGACTATTCAGAGACATTTGGAGGGAAGTATTTGCTTGGCTTCATACTGAcaatagcagcagcagcaaGTTTTTCACTTATCCTCTCTTTAGATGCAGCTCAGCTTTGA
- the LOC120279643 gene encoding LOW QUALITY PROTEIN: probable purine permease 11 (The sequence of the model RefSeq protein was modified relative to this genomic sequence to represent the inferred CDS: deleted 1 base in 1 codon): MDAYYLTEPLEGTDFLPKSTQTMARNLQWWFKVSVHTILVLAGQSVATLLGRFYYDQGGKSKWLQTLTFSAGFPILYLPLLITTHSSSSSTSHPLPLVKITVIYIILGLMATGDSLMYSYGLLYLSVSTYSLVSATQLGFNAVFSYFINSERFTHLTFNSVIILTFSAAIIAFQPASDDSSETSGGKYMLGFILTLAASATYSLNLSLMELTFDKIIKCRALSAVLNMQIYTALVSTVGAIIGLFASGEWRELKKDMEGFNQGRLSYVMTLVWTSICWQVTNVGLVGLIFEVSSLFSNVISSLAVPIAPVFAVILFHDTINGIKVMSLLMALWGFVSYFYQHYLDYKKEKTALLGVRESMQLNGRV; encoded by the exons ATGGATGCATATTACCTGACAGAACCACTAGAAGGCACTGATTTTTTGCCAAAATCAACACAAACCATGGCCAGGAATTTGCAGTGGTGGTTCAAGGTATCAGTCCACACCATCCTTGTCCTCGCCGGTCAGTCAGTTGCCACTCTTCTCGGTCGTTTCTACTATGATCAAGGTGGTAAAAGCAAGTGGTTGCAAACTCTGACCTTCTCTGCTGGCTTTCCCATCCTTTACCTTCCCCTGCTCATCACCACCCACTCATCATCCTCATCTACCTCCCACCCTCTTCCCCTGGTCAAGATCACTGTCATCTATATCATCCTTGGCCTTATGGCCACTGGAGACAGCCTTATGTACTCTTACGGCCTTCTCTATCTCTCTGTCTCAACCTACTCATTGGTATCTGCTACACAACTTGGCTTCAATGCTGTCTTCTCTTACTTCATCAACTCAGAGAGGTTCACTCATCTTACATTCAACTCTGTCATCATCCTCACCTTCTCTGCTGCCATTATTGCCTTTCAGCCTGCTTCTGATGATTCTTCAGAGACATCTGGAGGGAAATACATGCTTGGCTTCATCCTCACACTGGCAGCATCAGCAACCTACTCCCTCAACCTCTCTTTGATGGAGCTCACCTTTGACAAGATCATCAAATGCAGAGCACTTTCAGCAGTTCTTAACATGCAGATATATACTGCACTTGTGTCCACTGTTGGGGCAATCATAGGACTCTTTGCTTCTGGAGAGTGGAGAGAATTGAAGAAGGACATGGAG GGGTTCAACCAAGGGAGACTGTCCTATGTGATGACCTTGGTTTGGACTTCCATATGCTGGCAAGTTACTAATGTTGGGCTTGTAGGACTCATCTTTGAGGTGTCTTCTCTGTTCTCTAATGTCATCAGCTCCCTTGCTGTGCCCATTGCTCCAGTATTTGCTGTCATCTTGTTCCATGATACAATAAATGGAATCAAGGTGATGTCCTTGCTGATGGCTTTGTGGGGTTTTGTTTCATACTTCTATCAGCACTATCTTGACTACAAGAAGGAGAAAACAGCACTGTTGGGAGTCAGGGAATCCATGCAACTCAATGgtagagtttaa